CATCGACTCACCGGGCCGGATGTGCAGGTCGACGCCGTCGAGGGTGGGCGCGGAGTCGGGGGCGGCGTCGGGGTAGCGGAAGGTGACGCCGGAGAAGCGCAGGCCGCCGCCCCCGGACCCGCCGGCACCCGCGCCCGCACCCGCATCCACGCCTGTACCGCCGGGCTCTTCCGGCTGTTCGTCCATCACCTCGAAGTAGCGCTCCGTCGCCGTCGCCGCCTCCTGGCTCATCGCCAGCAGGAAGCCGATGGAGTCCACCGGCCAGCGCAGCGCGAGCGCGGTGGACAGGAAGGCGACCAGGGTGCCCGCGGACAGCTCGCCGTCCGCGACCTGCACCGCGCCCAGCACCAGCGCGGCCCCGATGGCCAGTTCGGGCAGCGTCACGATGACGGCCCAGATCGTGGCCAGCAGCCGCGCCTTGCGCAGCTCCGTGCCGCGCAGCGTCGACGACAGCTCGCGGAAGGCCCGCGCCTGGCTGCGGTGCCGGCCGAAGCCCTTGATGATCCGGATCCCGAGGACGCTCTCCTCGACCACCGTCGTCAGGTCGCCGACCTGGTCCTGCGCGCGCCGCGCCACGACCGCGTACCGGTTCTCGAAGTACACGCACATCGCCATCACGGGGACCGCCGGCCCGAGGACGACCAGTCCGAGCGTCCAGTCCTGAAGCAGCATGATGACGACACCGACGAGGATCGTCACCGCGTTGACCAGCAGGAACGTCAGCGGGAAGGCGAGGAACATGCGCAGCAGCCCCAGATCGGCCGTCGCCCGGGACAGCAACTGCCCCGACGGCCACCGGTCGTGGAAGGCCACCGGCAGCCGCTGGAGCCGCTCGTACAGCGCGGCCCGCATCGACGCCTCGACGTGCGACAGCGGACGCGCCACGAGCCAGCGCCGCATGCCGAACAGCAGCGCCTCCGCGAGCCCGAGCAGCAGCAGCCAGAGCGCGCCCAGCCACACCCCGGCCGTGTCCCGGTCGGCTACCGGCCCGTCCACCATCCACTTCAGGACGAGCGGGATCACCAGCCCCGTACAGGAGGCGAGTACGGCGACGAACGCGGCGGTGAAGAGCCGTAGCCGTGCGGGCCGGACGTACGGCCACAGGCGCAGCAGGGTGCGTACGGCGGAGCGGTCGGGGGTGGTGGTTGCACGTGTCCTGGCCATCACCGCGAGCCTACGGACCGGCACTGACAACGCCCACCGAGTTTCGGCCGGACCCGGCTCGGCCGCAGGTCTACGACCAGCGTGTTCGACGACGCGCCCCGCGTGCTCGGGAGGTCCGGAGGCCGGGAGGTCGTAGCGCCGTATCCACCGATCGGCTGATGTGCGTTCGAGCGAGCCGGCCGATGTGCCGAACCGGTGCCGGGCGGAACCCTGGTGCCATGCCCGTCATCGAAGTCACCGATCTGCGCAAGTCCTACGACGGCCGTGCGGTCGTCGACGGCGTCTCCTTCGCCGTCGAGGAGGGCGAGATCTTCGGGATCCTCGGCCCCAACGGCGCCGGCAAGACCACCACCGTCGAGTGCGTCGAGGGCCTGCGCGTGCCCGACGCGGGCCGGGTCCGGGTCACCGGGCTCGACCCCGTCGCCGACCACGCGCGCGTGGCCCGCGTCCTCGGCGCCCAGCTCCAGCAGAGCGAGCTCCAGCCCAAACTGACCGTCCGCGAGGCCCTGGAGCTGTACGCCTCCTTCTATCCGAGCCCGCTCGACTGGGCGCCCCTCGCCGACCGCCTCGGCCTGACCCCGAAACTCTCCACCCGGTTCGCGAAGCTCTCCGGCGGCCAGAAACAGCGCCTGTTCATCGCGCTCGCCCTGATCGGCGACCCCCGGATCGTCGTCCTCGACGAACTGACCACCGGCCTCGACCCGCGTGCCCGCCGGGACACCTGGGAGCTGATCGAGGACGTCCGC
The Streptomyces sp. NBC_01485 genome window above contains:
- a CDS encoding ABC transporter ATP-binding protein encodes the protein MARTRATTTPDRSAVRTLLRLWPYVRPARLRLFTAAFVAVLASCTGLVIPLVLKWMVDGPVADRDTAGVWLGALWLLLLGLAEALLFGMRRWLVARPLSHVEASMRAALYERLQRLPVAFHDRWPSGQLLSRATADLGLLRMFLAFPLTFLLVNAVTILVGVVIMLLQDWTLGLVVLGPAVPVMAMCVYFENRYAVVARRAQDQVGDLTTVVEESVLGIRIIKGFGRHRSQARAFRELSSTLRGTELRKARLLATIWAVIVTLPELAIGAALVLGAVQVADGELSAGTLVAFLSTALALRWPVDSIGFLLAMSQEAATATERYFEVMDEQPEEPGGTGVDAGAGAGAGGSGGGGLRFSGVTFRYPDAAPDSAPTLDGVDLHIRPGESMALVGATGSGKTTLTALVPRLHEVTAGRITLDDEDITALPREELRARVAVAFEEPTLFSASVGENVLMGADDQAGAVELTRALEVAQADFAHALPQGVDTQVGEQGLSLSGGQRQRLALARAVVGRPRFLVLDDPLSALDVHTEAAVEAALRQVLADTTALIVAHRPSTVLLADRVALLSGGRVTAVGTHHELLRTNAEYAHLMSGTGRQEDDR
- a CDS encoding ABC transporter ATP-binding protein, with protein sequence MPVIEVTDLRKSYDGRAVVDGVSFAVEEGEIFGILGPNGAGKTTTVECVEGLRVPDAGRVRVTGLDPVADHARVARVLGAQLQQSELQPKLTVREALELYASFYPSPLDWAPLADRLGLTPKLSTRFAKLSGGQKQRLFIALALIGDPRIVVLDELTTGLDPRARRDTWELIEDVRAGGVTVLLVTHFMEEAQRLCDRIAVIDKGRVAALDTPAGLIRRSAGSTVISFTPSVPLDERDLNALPGLASVEHKDSRITLSGSDETVNAVITLLARHHITAHQLRVLDATLDDAFLDLTKDDVTNDVANDVTQDVTKEVAA